In Cicer arietinum cultivar CDC Frontier isolate Library 1 chromosome 1, Cicar.CDCFrontier_v2.0, whole genome shotgun sequence, one DNA window encodes the following:
- the LOC140918680 gene encoding uncharacterized protein: MRASQSRQKSYHDKRRKNLEFQEGDHVFLRVTPTTGVGRALKMRKLTPRFIGPYQILKRVGNVAYQIALPPSLSNLHSVFHVSQLRKYIFDPSHVIESDKVQIKENLTFETLPLRIEDQKSKELRGKTISLVKVVWGGATSESVTWEVESQMRDSYPELFPSVLGSATVFRRDIFI; this comes from the exons ATGAGAGCATCTCAGAGTAGGCAAAAGAGTTACCAtgataaaagaaggaaaaacctcgaatttcaagaaggtgatcatgtatttctgagagttacTCCAACAACTGGGGTTGGTCGGGCATTAAAAATGCGAAAGCTTACACCTCGGTTTATAGGACCTTACCAAATTCTCAAACGTGTCGGTAACGTAGCATATCAGATTGCGTTGCCTCCGTCTCTTTCTAATCTCCATAGTGTCTTTCATGTGTCTCAACTTCGTAAGTACATTTTCGATCCCTCACACGTGATTGAGTCAGACAAggtccaaataaaagagaatctaaCTTTTGAGACCTTACCGCTACGGATTGAGGACCAAAAGTCCAAAGAATTAAGGGGCAAGACGATTTCATTGGTTAAGGTTGTCTGGGGAGGTGCTACTAGTGAAAGTGTTACGTGGGAGGTCGAAAGCCAGATGCGCGATTCTTATCCAGAACTATTTCCGTCAg TTCTTGGTTCTGCCACGGTATTCCGAAGGGATATATTCATataa